Proteins encoded together in one Carassius auratus strain Wakin chromosome 32, ASM336829v1, whole genome shotgun sequence window:
- the LOC113052537 gene encoding E3 ubiquitin-protein ligase TRIM39-like — protein MFCRDHQTCLCLVCTETEHKTHNAVPIKEESGHKRSTTEKNKANKVELFTDLIRSIERCRDELLEVMEQKQKAAETQAEEFIRELEQEISELKKRDTELEQLSHTDDHLHLLQVYSSVCTPPEVKTWMNININTGLLNTEFLDKALTCLQEKVNKDLKKIHEITQPSFIRGFNFVPPTSQPSANGIFEFGSTNTDCVSSHPSLVPKSSSAMEKKDQTVTVRTQQGIPTEILDAKTSNVQTEGKIYFTLGKTDCSTHSTKRAGKMNKQVKVSQFSARSPVADLSTIQKLYAVIVVLDPNTAYPRLKLSKNRKQVSYGESWGDVPNNPERFDSSACVLGNDGYSCGRFYFEVQVSDKTEWDLGMARGSIHRKGKITVCPEKGFWCIWLRNGCEYVANESRPVSISLKDKPQKVGVFVDYEEGLVSFYNVGTKALIYSFTGHSFTEKIYPFFSPCNKRGHINSKPLIIHTVG, from the exons ATGTTTTGCAGAGACCATCAGACCTGTCTGTGTCTGGTTTGCACTGAAACAGAACATAAGACTCATAACGCTGTTCCCATAAAGGAAGAGAGTGGACACAAGAGG AGCACCACTgagaaaaataaagcaaataaagttGAGCTGTTCACTGATctgatccgctccattgagagatgtCGGGATGAGCTGCTGGAGGTGATGGAGCAGAAGCAGAAAGCAGCAGAAACACAGGCTGAAGAGTTCATTAGAGAGCTGGAGCAGGAAATCAGTGAGCTCAAGAAAAGAgacactgagctggagcagctctcacacactgaTGATCACCTACATCTCCTACAG GTCTACTCATCTGTGTGCACCCCCCCAGAAGTCAAGACCTGGATGAACATCAACATTAACACTGGTCTACTCAACACAGAATTTCTGGATAAAGCTCTTACTTGCCTCCAGGAAAAAGTCAACAAGGATCTAAAAAAAATCCATGAGATCA CTCAACCTTCTTTTATTCGCGGATTCAACTTTGTTCCACCGACATCACAACCTTCAGCCAATGGGATATTTGAATTTGGCAGCACTAACACAGACTgtgtttcctcccatccttcACTTGTACCTAAAAGTTCTTCGGCTATGGAGAAAAAAGATCAAACGGTTACTGTGAGAACACAGCAGGGCATCCCGACAGAGATTTTAGATGCTAAAACAAGCAATGTTCAGACAGAGGGCAAAATCTACTTTACTCTGGGTAAAACAGACTGCAGCACTCACTCAACGAAGAGAGCAGGAAAGATGAACAAACAAGTGAAGGTCTCACAATTCAGTGCGCGTTCTCCAGTAGCAGATCTGAGTACAATACAGAAACTTTATGCAG TGATTGTGGTTTTGGATCCTAATACAGCTTACCCTAGActcaagctgtctaaaaacaggAAACAAGTGAGTTATGGAGAATCCTGGGGAGATGTTCCCAATAACCCTGAGAGATTTGACTCCTCCGCTTGCGTCCTGGGAAATGATGGGTATTCCTGTGGAAGGTTTTACTTTGAGGTCCAAGTTAGTGATAAGACTGAATGGGATTTGGGTATGGCTCGAGGATCCATCCACAGAAAAGGGAAAATAACAGTGTGCCCAGAGAAAGGATTTTGGTGTATTTGGCTAAGAAATGGATGTGAATATGTGGCTAATGAATCTAGACCGGTTTCCATATCCCTAAAAGACAAGCCCCAGAAGGTGGGggtgtttgtggattatgaggagGGTCTGGTTTCCTTCTACAATGTGGGGACCAAAGCTCTTATATACTCCTTTACTGGCCACTCATTCACAGAGAAAATCTATCCATTTTTCAGCCCTTGCAACAAAAGAGGACATATTAACTCAAAGCCTCTGATTATCCATACTGTTGGTTAG